The DNA segment TATGATGTGCAGTTGATCGGTGGCATTGCTCTGCATGAAGGAAATATCGCTGAAATGCAGACTGGCGAAGGAAAAACACTGGCTTCGACTTGTCCGGCCTATCTCAATGCCTTGCCGGGAAAAGGGGTTCATATCGTCACTCCGAATGATTATCTTGCGCGCCGTGACAGTCAATGGATGGGGAAAATATATGGTTTTCTGGGACTCACAGTGGGTTTGATTCAGCATGGGTATTCCGACCAGGAACGAAAAGACAATTACAACTGTGACATCACCTATGGAACCAACAACGAATTCGGTTTCGATTATTTGCGCGATAACATGAAATTTTCCAAAGAGGATTTCACCCAGCGCGGCTATCATTACGCGATTGTGGATGAGGTGGACAGCATTCTGGTGGATGAAGCCCGAACTCCATTGATTATCAGTGGTCCGACGGAGGACAACATTGATAAATATGGTCGCATCAATCGTCTGGTCTTTGGTTTGAAACGGGAGATTCACAAAGAAGAAGTTTCAAAACTTCTGCCAGAAGAAAACTATGACATCCATCCCGACTGGGAGGCGATGGAAGATCATGACGTTGTCCGTACCGGTGATTACTCCCTGGATGAAAAATCACGCAACACGAACCTGACCGAACACGGTGCTGAAAAAATTGAGCAACGGCTGAAAGCGGCGGGCATGCTTAAAATGGAAAGCAGTCTGTATGATTTTGAAAACATCGAAATTCTCCACCATGTGACCCAGGCTCTCAAAGCGCACTATGTGTTCCGCAAGGATGTGGATTATGTGGTACAGAACCGGCAAGTGGTGATTGTGGATGAGTTCACCGGAAGACTGATGCCGGGCCGAAGATTCAGCGACGGACTCCACCAGGCTCTGGAAGCCAAGGAAAGTGTCCCGGTAGAGCGTGAAAACCAGACGCTGGCCACCATCACCTTCCAGAATTATTTCCGTCTGTATGAAAAATTGGGCGGGATGACCGGAACCGCGGAAACAGAGAAAGAAGAATTTAAAAAAATCTATAACCTCGGGGTTGTGGTTATTCCAACCAACAGGCAGGTGGTTCGGATTGATAATCCTGATGTGATCTTTAAAACCGTAAAAGCTAAATATCTGGCTGTGGTGAACCATATCAAACAACTGTATGCCACCGGGCAGCCTGTGCTGGTGGGGACCGTCTCGATTGAAGTGTCTGAAACGCTGAGCCGTATGTTGCATCAGGCCAAAATTCCCCATGAAGTTCTCAATGCCAAGCATCATGAACGCGAAGCGGAAATCATTTCGCTTGCCGGGCATTTCAAGTCTGTGACCATTGCGACCAATATGGCCGGGCGCGGAACAGACATCAAACCCACCAAAGAAGCGCTTGAAGTCGGGGGCCTCTTTGTTCTTGGAACCGGACGCCATGACAGTCGGCGTATTGACAATCAGCTTCGTGGACGATCGGGTCGTCAGGGCGATCCCGGCGCCTCACAATTTTATCTGTCTCTGGAAGATGAGCTTTTAAGAATTTTTGGTGGAGAGCGAATCTCCAAAATGATGGACCGCCTGAACATTGATGAAAATGAGCCCATCGAACATGTGCTCATTT comes from the SAR324 cluster bacterium genome and includes:
- the secA gene encoding preprotein translocase subunit SecA, which gives rise to MNSLLKFFGNTNKKTLKRYKPLVAKINELEPAMKQLKAEDFAEKTREFRTRLQNGESLDALLPEAFALVREASLRIIGERHYDVQLIGGIALHEGNIAEMQTGEGKTLASTCPAYLNALPGKGVHIVTPNDYLARRDSQWMGKIYGFLGLTVGLIQHGYSDQERKDNYNCDITYGTNNEFGFDYLRDNMKFSKEDFTQRGYHYAIVDEVDSILVDEARTPLIISGPTEDNIDKYGRINRLVFGLKREIHKEEVSKLLPEENYDIHPDWEAMEDHDVVRTGDYSLDEKSRNTNLTEHGAEKIEQRLKAAGMLKMESSLYDFENIEILHHVTQALKAHYVFRKDVDYVVQNRQVVIVDEFTGRLMPGRRFSDGLHQALEAKESVPVERENQTLATITFQNYFRLYEKLGGMTGTAETEKEEFKKIYNLGVVVIPTNRQVVRIDNPDVIFKTVKAKYLAVVNHIKQLYATGQPVLVGTVSIEVSETLSRMLHQAKIPHEVLNAKHHEREAEIISLAGHFKSVTIATNMAGRGTDIKPTKEALEVGGLFVLGTGRHDSRRIDNQLRGRSGRQGDPGASQFYLSLEDELLRIFGGERISKMMDRLNIDENEPIEHVLISKAISNAQKKVEGHHFEIRKHVLEYDDVMNRQRAVMYGRRRDILEADIKSVFLDMSDEIIEEFMELYCSHKYSDQWDVQEFNQQFISVFGMIPNEQWYEESVARDQYLDILVKYSEEVFNKKATYFLEVFRNTAQEGQTEADFQWMSEDLTRHVILRVHDNLWKEHLLAMDHLREGIGLVGYAQKKPLDEYKRQGFEMFRGLIHRINVEAIRTFYHLTVNQTIVEPIAPKEPEMVLMHGNPEEIKDTKPANIPVRKLDGVGRNELCPCGSGKKFKKCHGQIEQSA